The Arachis hypogaea cultivar Tifrunner chromosome 19, arahy.Tifrunner.gnm2.J5K5, whole genome shotgun sequence genome has a window encoding:
- the LOC112779027 gene encoding serine/threonine-protein phosphatase 7 long form homolog, whose product MEGEDRLYRLNGVAHVAGYIDEEPSRVISAVRRQQNMPLHDRIISYLETAGLYHLARLNSQWFWVDESLLSAFIERWRPETHTFHMPFGECTITLQDVAYQLGLPIDGVPVSGCLTEFENLMEHDRPAWVWFRELFGELPPQSKVKQMTVCYTWFHERFRVLPADATDETVRVYARAYILMLLSSQLFADKNANRVHLRWLPYLALLDDLGRYSWGSTALAWLYRCLCRGTNRNVVNLAGPLQLLQSWIFWRFPTLRPTGFDRFGFPLASRWTEFVPRNDAWAHRLLSARLALDRLRAHDFVWEPYSSVDVGAVIHPEILADEHRRLWTAVTSLIYFAAIEWHQVNRVLPQFGGVQHLPEPALNIDWLHAKDGRGGDRWFPSYYQEWHQHWEDRLRSVIWVD is encoded by the exons ATGGAGGGTGAGGATCGCTTGTACCGACTAAATGGTGTTGCTCACGTGGCAGGATATATCGACGAAGAG CCTAGTAGGGTTATTAGCGCCGTTAGGAGGCAGCAGAATATGCCCTTACATGACCGGATTATATCGTATCTGGAGACTGCCGGCTTGTATCATCTGGCTAGGCTAAACAGTCAGTGGTTCTGGGTTGATGAGTCTCTCCTTAGCGCATTTATTGAGCGGTGGCGTCCGGAGACCCACACGTTCCATATGCCGTTTGGTGAGTGCACAATTACTTTACAGGATGTTGCGTATCAGCTTGGTTTGCCGATTGATGGTGTGCCCGTTAGTGGGTGCTTGACTGAGTTTGAGAATCTGATGGAACACGATAGACCAGCATGGGTGTGGTTTCGGGAGTTGTTCGGGGAGTTACCTCCACAAAGTAAAGTCAAGCAGATGACAGTGTGCTACACATGGTTCCACGAGAGGTTCCGGGTTCTCCCTGCAGATGCTACTGATGAGACCGTGCGTGTATACGCACGCGCTTATATCCTGATGCTGTTGTCGTCTCAGCTGTTTGCAGACAAGAACGCAAACAGGGTTCACCTTCGCTGGTTGCCTTATTTGGCATTGTTGGACGACTTGGGCAGATATAGCTGGGGCTCCACTGCACTGGCCTGGTTGTATAGGTGTCTTTGTCGTGGTACAAACAGGAACGTCGTTAACTTGGCTGGGCCGCTACAGCTACTACAgtcttggattttctggaggtttCCCACTCTGAGGCCCACTGGTTTTGACCGGTTCGGGTTTCCTCTTGCTTCCAG GTGGACTGAGTTTGTGCCGAGGAATGATGCATGGGCACATAGATTACTTTCCGCACGCCTTGCACTGGATCGGCTGCGTGCCCACGAT TTTGTGTGGGAGCCTTATTCTTCTGTTGATGTTGGTGCTGTCATTCATCCGGAGATACTAGCTGACGAGCACCGACGGCTATGGACGGCCGTCACTAGCCTGATATATTTTGCTGCGATCGAGTGGCACCAGGTCAATAGGGTTCTACCCCAGTTCGGGGGTGTTCAGCATCTCCCAGAGCCAGCTCTGAACATAGATTGGCTACATGCGAAGGATGGTAGGGGTGGGGACCGGTGGTTTCCTTCATATTATCAGGAGTGGCACCAGCATTGGGAGGACAGGCTTCGGTCAGTCATATGGGTCGATTGA